The Mesorhizobium sp. AR02 genomic interval GGTGCCGTCTTCGTCGACACAGGTCTCTGGAAGCGGGCGCAATGGTATCCGCGCGCTGGCGAAAAGGACTGGCTTGACTCGGTGACGCGCGAGGTCAAGGCGGTGCGCGGCGGTGTCGGCTTCTGCGATGTCTCGACGCTCGGCAAGATCGACGTGCACGGCCCGGACGCCGGCGCCTTTCTCGACCGCGTCTATATCAACACCTTCTCCAATCTCGCCGTGGGAAAAGCCCGTTACGGGCTGATGCTGCGCGAGGACGGCATCGTCTATGATGACGGCACGACGTCGCGGCTGGCCGAAGACCATTATTTCCTCACCACCACCACGGCCAAGGCCGGGCTGGTGATGCAGCATCTCGAATTCTGCCGGCAGGTGCTGTTTCCCGAACTCGATGTGCAGCTGACTTCGGTCTCCGACCAATGGGCGCAGTTTTCCATCGCAGGCCCGAAGACACGTGATCTGCTTCGGGAAATTGTCGCCCCTGCCGAGGACCTTTCCAATGAAGGTTTCCCGTTCATGGGCGCGCGGGAAATCGCTTTGCGCGGCGGCATCAGGGCAAGGCTGTTCCGCATCTCCTTCTCCGGCGAGATGGCGTTCGAGATTTCGGTGCCGGCGCGCTACGGCGAGGCGATGGCGCGCAATCTGATGCTGGCCGGCAGACAGTTCGGCGTCACGCCTTACGGCACCGAGGCGCTCGGCGTCATGCGCATCGAAAAGGGTCACATCGCCGGACCGGAACTGAGCGGCACGACGACGGCGGCCGATCTTGGCCTCGGCAAGATGATGTCGACCAAAAAGGATTTTATCGGCCGCGTCATGGCCGGCCGCGAAGCGCTGGTCGCGCCGGACCGGCAGGTCGTGGTGGGCATCAAGCCGACGGACAGAGCGCGCCGGCTGCGCTCCGGCGCACACATCATCCCGAAGGGGCAGACACCCGGACCAGGCAACGACCAAGGCTATGTCACCTCGGTCTGCTTCTCGCCGACATCAGACCAGTGGATCGGGCTGGCTCTAGTCGAGCGCGGCCGCGAACGCATCGGCGAGATCGTCCATGCGCACGATCCGATACGCGGCGAAGACTATGATGTCGAACTCTGCAATCCCGTCTTCTACGATCCGGATGGAGGGCGCCAGCGTGGCTGAATTTTCCTGGGACATCCGCAGTCCGCTTGAGCGGGCGCTTGTTGCCGGACCGTATGGTGCGCATGGCGATGCCGGCGTCTCGCTGACCGAGGTGCGAAATTTCGACCTCGTCCAGGTGATGGCGCGGCGCGGCAAAGCGGCGGAGATGAGCAAGACTGCCAAGGGCAGGTTCGGCGTTGCAGCTCCGGAACCGCCGAAGGCAGTCGGCACGGCGGATGCTACGTTGATCTGGTCCGGGCCAGACCAGTTTTTTGTCTTGTCCAAGGGCGGCAAGCATGGGACGGGAGCGCTTGCGCCTGCCTTTACCGCATCGGCATCGCTCTCCGACCAATCGCATGCACGGTCGCTGATCAGCATCTCCGGCGCCAAGGCGCGCACGATGCTCGCCAAGCTGTCATCAATCGATCTGCATCCGGCGGCATTCCCCACCGGTGCGGCTGCTGCGACCTCGATGGATCATACCAGCGTCACGCTCTGGCGGGGTAATGATCGGTCGGATGGGCAGGCGGTGTTCAACCTCCTGGTGTTCGCGACTTTTGCCGAGAGCCTGTGGCATACGATGCTCGATTCTGCTGCGGAGTATGGCGTCAATATCAAGCATTCCGAGGAATTTTAGATCGCCAATTGTAGATCTCGGCGCCGCCCCTCATTGCCCTGCCGGGCATTTCTCCCCGTGAACGGGGAGAAAGAGGCTGGCCGTTACGCCGCGCCACTTCCGCAGCGCTGGTGATTGGCGAAAGCGGAGATCGGAGCGTCCTTCGCCCCGTTTACGGGGAGAAGATGGCGGCAGCCAGATGAGGGGCGGCGCCGACGTTCGGAAGATAAGGCTGAGCAACGAATTCATACCTTTGTTCACATCCGGCCCGCCACCTTCGCCTTGCCAAACGCGACGCCCCTGCTATTCTTGCTGCTAAAATAATTTCACGCACAGGCAAACTTGTTTCTCGAACCGCAAGGCTGAGATGAGCCAGTCGCCCTACCCCACAGTCACAGCCGGAGCGCCGCGCCCGAGCCTGATCCTGAGGCCCGGCCAGATCGCGCTGCCGCCGGGGATGGAGCGCTATACGATCCAGGGCAATGGCGCGGTGCTGATCGAGGTTGAGGCCGGCGACACGATCACGGTTCGCAATGTCGAGGGCGGCCAGGCCTGCGAGTTGCTGGCCTGGGACAAGTCAGGCGCCACCGACCCCGGCATCTTCGGCGAGAAATCCAACAGCAATGCCGCCGGCATCAAGGCGTTGTTGACCGAGGGCGACGACAGTATCGGCGCGTTGCGGCGCGGCATTGCGCGCCGGCAGGTGCAGCTCGACCAGGCCAAGGCTGTGCGCGTGTTCGGCGCCATCACGCCTGCCGGTACGGAACAAGCATTCACGGTCACGTGTGACGGCTCCATGGTCATCGCCGCGCCCGGCGGGCCGATGCTCGTCGATGGCCACGACACGGCGACGCCGCTCACCGTCATAGTGCGCCGCGCCACGATCCGCCTGAAAACAAAATCGCAGCTTGCCGATCCCCTCGCCGATCCGGTGCTCGATCTGCGCGTCCATTCGGCGACGGCGGAATCCTATTTCGTCAAGGCCGGCGATTATCTGCAGATCATCGATGTCGAAGGGCGCCAGTGCACCGACTTCCAGTGCTTTTCGGCGCGCAAGCTGGACAAGGGCCTCGACCATCCGCTCGACGTGACGACGACGCGCACGCTGATGGGATCAAGCTATCCGATGCCCGGCCTGCACTCGAAATATTACGACCAGGACATGGAGCCGCTGGTCGAGGTGGTGCAGGACACATGCGGCCGGCATGATGCCTTCGCGCTCGCCTGTGCTGCCAAATATTACGACGACATCGGCTATCCCGGCCACACCAACTGCTCGGAGAATTTCAACGGTGCGCTGGTCGGCAAGGGCGTCAATCCCCGCGCCGGCTGGATGGCGATCAACTTCTTCTTCAACACGGCGATCGACGCGCATGGCGTCATGGTCTCCGACGAGCCATGGTCGCGACCCGGCGACTATGTGCTGCTCAGAGCGCTGACCGACATCGTCTGCGTCTCCTCGGCCTGCCCTGACGATACGACGCCGGCCAATGGCTGGGATCTGACCGACATCCATGTGCGGACCTATTCCGGCCAGCACAAATTCTCGCGAGCAATCGCCAGACGCATGACGCCCGATTCGGAACCGAAAATGACCCGCGAGACCGCTTTTCATTCGAGCTTTGCCAAGCACACCCGCAACTTCTCGGAGTATAGGGGCTACTGGCTGGCCAATTCCTTCGCCAGGCAAGGCCCCATCGACGAATACTGGGCCTGCCGGCAGGATGCCGTGATCATGGACCTGTCACCGCTGCGCAAGTTCGAGGTCACCGGCCCGGATTCCGAAGCGCTGCTGCAATACACGCTGACCCGCGACGTGAAAAAACTCGGCGTCGGCCAGGTCGTCTATTCCGCCATGTGTTACGAGCATGGCGGGATGATCGACGACGGCACGCTGCTCAGGCTCGGCAAGGACAATTTCCGCTGGGTCGGCGGCGACGATCTGTCCGGCGAATGGCTGCGCGAAACGGCGAAAAAGCTCGGTCTCAATGTGCTGGTGCGCTCGTCGACCGACCAGATGCACAATGTCGCCGTCCAGGGGCCGAAGAGCCGTGACATCCTGCGAGAGGTGATCTGGACCTCGCCATTGCAGCCGTCGATTGACGAGCTTGAATGGTTCCGTTTCGCTGTTGCCCGGATCGGTGGCGGCAACGGCATTCCGGTGGTCGTCTCGCGCACCGGCTATACCGGCGAACTCGGCTACGAGATCTGGTGTCATCCGCGCGACGCCGAAAAAGTGTTCGACGCCATCTGGGAGGCCGGCCAGCCGCACGGGCTGAAGCCGATGGGCTTGCAGGCACTCGACATGGTGCGCATCGAGGCGGGACTGATCTTCGCCGGTTACGAATTCTCGGACCAGACCGACCCGTTCGAGGCGGGCATCGGCTTCACCGTGCCCTTGAAGACCAAGACCGATGACTTCATCGGCCGCGAGGCGCTGATCCGGCGCAAGGAGAACCCGCAGAACAAACTGATCGGGCTCGACATCGACAGCAATGTCGCCGTCGGCCATGGCGACTGCGTCCATGTCGGCCGCGCCCAGATCGGCGTCGTCACATCGGGCATGCGCTCGCCGGTGCTGAACAAGAACATCGCGCTGGCCAGGCTCGACGTCACCCATGCGGCCATCGGCACGGAGGTCGAGATCGGCAAGCTCGACGGCCACGCCAAGCGGCTGCCGGCGCGCGTCGTCGCCTTCGCCCATTACGATCCGCAGAAGACCAGGCCGCGCTCCTGAGCGCGGCTTTCCGGACAGGCAAACCCTCGCTTCGGCAGTGCCGCAGGATGTATTGCGGCGTGCGCGCGCAAGCGTGATGTGCACGGCGTCACAAAACGCTTGACGTGAAAGCGCGCCGGATCAATCTTCACTCTTAAGAAAAAAATACGACTGAGTGGAAACACCGGAGTCGTACGGTCATGTGCCGGGGAGCAAGCTTCGCGAAGTCGAGGCATCGCCGGCGGGGAACACTAGAAAAGGGGAAGTCACTGACATGAGCACCATAAGCACGGCCCTCGAGCAGCCTGCCGAAAGCAAGCTGCTCAGGCATATCGACTGGCGCGGCGCCTTCTGGGTGGCGAGCGGCGTTCCGGCGCTGGTCCTGTTTTCGATCGGCGGCATCGCCGGTACCACCGGAACGCTGGCCTTCCTGATCTGGACGGTGTCCATGATCATGGGTTTCCTGCAATCCTTCACCTATGCCGAGATTGCCGGCCTGTTCCCGAACAAATCGGGCGGCGCCTCGATCTACGGCGCCACCGCCTGGCTGCGCTATTCCAAGTTCATCGCGCCGCTGTCGGTGTGGTGCAACTGGTTCGCCTGGTCGCCGGTGCTGTCGCTCGGCTGTTCGATCGCCGCCGCCTATATCCTCAACGCGCTGGCGCCGGTGCCGCTGTTCACCGAGACCTCGGCGGAAGTCGTCGCCTATATCGCGGCACATGCCGGAACGGCGCCCGCCGACGCGATTGCTGCGGTGACGACCGCCGCGACACCGGCCATCCGCAACTGGACGCTGTACAGCCATACGCTGGGCCCGGTCTCCTTCACGCTCAACGCGACCTTCTTCATCGGCGCGGTGCTGATGTTGATCATCTTCTCGATCCAGCATCGCGGCATCCTCGGCACCGCCAATGTGCAGAAATATATCGGCCTGCTGGTCATCATCCCGATGCTGATCGTCGGCGTCGTGCCGATCTTCACCGGGCAGATCAACTGGGCCAATTTCTCGCCACTGGTGCCGCTGGCCGCCGCCTATGCGCCGGACCCCGGCGCCTGGAACATCGCTGGCTGGACGCTGGTGCTCGGCGGCATGTTCATCGCCGCCTGGTCGACCTACGGCTTCGAAACGGCCGTCTGCTACACCTCCGAATTCAAGAACCCCGGCACCGACACTTTCAAGGCCATCTTCTATTCTGGCCTGCTCTGTATGCTCCTGTTCATCCTGGTGCCCTTCACCTTCCAGGGTGTGCTGGGCCTCAACGGCATGCTGGCGACACCGATCGTCGACGGCTCGGGTGTTGCCGACGCGCTGGCCGGCATGGTCGGCGGCGGCAAGCTCATCCACAGCCTCTTGGTGATGCTGATGATCCTGGCGCTGGTGCTGTGCATCATGACAGCGATGGCCGGCTCCTCGCGCACGCTCTACCAGGGCTCGGTCGACGGCTGGCTGCCGCGCTATCTCAGCCACGTCAACGAACATGGCGCGCCGACGCGGGCCATGTGGACCGACCTCTGCTTCAACCTGATCGTGCTGGCGATCGCCTCGGCCGACGCGACGAGCTTCTTCTTTATCCTCGCCGTGTCGAACTGTGGCTACATCATCTTCAACTTCCTCAACCTCAATGCCGGCTGGATCCACCGCATCGACAACGGCCATATCGCGCGGCCATGGAAGGCGCCGAGCTGGCTCTTGGGCATCGGGGCGATCTTCGCCTATGTCAATGCGATCTTCATGGGCGCCGGCGCCAAGGTGTGGAACCCGATGGCGCTGTGGGCCGGGCTGATCACCGCAGCGCTGATCATCCCGGTGTTCTGCTTCCGCCACTACATCCAGGACAAGGGCAAGTTCCCCGACCACATGCTGGCCGATCTCGGCATGAGTTCGGCCGATCTCAAGGTCAAGAAAGCGGGCATGCTGCCCTATCTGACGCTGGTCGCCGGCGTGGCGGTGATGCTGATCGCCAACTGGCTGTTCGTCATCTGACAGGCCGACTTAACAGGCATCGGGCGCGCTTCGGCGCGCCCGATGCTTTTCTTCAGCCAGCCTTGCGGACCGCCGCCTTCGGGTCTTCGAAGAACCGGTTTGGCGGCCGCTTCAAGCCGAGATTCTCGCGCAGCGTCGATCCCTCATACTGCCGCCTGAAGATGCCGCGCCGCTGCAGCTCGGGCACCACCTTCTCGACGAAATCATCGAGCCCGGCGGGCAGATAGGGAAACATGATGTTGAAGCCGTCCGACCCCTCAGTGACCAGCCATTCCTCCATCTCGTCGGCGATGGTTTGCGGCGTGCCGACGAAGGCGAGGCCGGAATAGCCGCCCAGCCGCTGGGCAAGCTGGCGCACGGTCAGATTTTCGTTGCGGGCCAGCTCGATGACGCGCTCGCGGCTGCTCTTCGAGGCATTGGTTTCCGGTATATCAGGCAGAGCGGCGTCGGGATCAAAGGCCGACGCGTCATGTCCAAGCGCGATCGACAGCGAGGCAATGCCGCTCTCGTAATAGACCAGGCTGTCGAGCTTCGCCCGCTTGGCCCGCGCTTCCTCGACACTGCCGCCGACAATGACGAAGGCGCCAGGCAGGATCTTGATGTCGTCGCGCGAGCGGCCGAGCTTTTGTGCACGGCCTTTGACGTCGGCGAAGAAGCGCTGCCCGGCGGCAAGATCACCGTGGGCAGCGAAAATCACCTCGGCCCTCTCGGCGGCCAGCTGGCGCCCCGCCTCCGAGGCACCAGCCTGGACGATGACCGGCCAGCCCTGCACCGGCCGCGCAATGTTGAGCGGGCCGCGCACGGAGAGGTGCTCGCCCTTATGGTCCAGCACGTGCAATTTGGCGGGATCGAAATAGAGCCCGCTTTCAGCATCGCGGATGAAGGCATCGTCGGCAAAACTGTCCCACAGGCCGGTCACGACATCGTAAAATTCCCGCGCCCGGTGATAGCGCTCGTCATGCTCGACATGTTCGTCCAGCCCGAAGTTCAGCGCGGCATCCGGGTTGGACGTGGTGACGATGTTCCAGCCGGCGCGGCCGCCGCTGATATGGTCAAGCGACGCGAAGCGGCGGGCAATGTGATAGGGCGCGTCGAAGGTGGTCGACGCGGTGGCGACCAGCCCGATATGGTCGGTGACGGCGGCCAGCGCCGACAAAAGCGTGAACGGCTCGAACGACGTCACCGTGTGGCTGCGCCGCAACGCCTCGATCGGCATGTTGAGCACAGCCAGATGGTCGGCCATGAAGAAGGCGTCGAACTTCGACGCCTCCAGCGTCTGCGCGAAGCGCTTCAGATGCGCGAAGTTGAAGTTGGCGTCGGGATAGGCGCCGGGATAGCGCCAGGCGCCGGTGTGCAAGCTGACCGGGCGCATGAAGGCGCCGAGTCGCAATTGCCGTTTTTCTGCCATGGGAAGACACCCTGATGAGGACGAGCGTTACCGCTCCAGTGTAGCGCAGGATGGGACCGCTTTGCGGTCCTGGGAAGGAATTCTGTTTTGCAGAATCCTCTCCGGAGAGCATTTTCATCGGCGTGACGGACCGACCGTCACACGGCATCATCCGCCATCGCCGACGGCGGATGATGCGATAAGACCGCCCTATTCCGCGGCCAAGGCCAGTTGCGGCCGCTCGGCGGGCAGCTCCGGCTCGGCCGCCTGCTCACTATTCACCACCTTCTTCGGCTCACGGCCGAAGAAGAGGGCGTAGCCTGCCGGCAGCACCAGGATGGTCAGCACGGTGGCAACCATGATGCCGCCCATCATGGCATAGGCGAGCGGCCCCCAGAACACGGCGCGCGAGATCGGGATCAGCGCCAGCACCGCCGTCATCGCCGTCAGCACGATCGGCCGGAAACGCCGGACAGCCGAGCCGATGATGGCCTCCGAGCGCTCCATGCCTCTGGCGATGTCCTGGTCGATCTGGTCGACCAGGATGATCGAGTTGCGCATGATGATGCCGAGCAGCGCGATGACGCCGAGGATGGCGACGAAGCCGAACGGCGCGCCGCTGATCAGCAATGCTGCAGCCGCACCGATGATGCCGAGCGGACCGGTGGCCAGCACCAGCATCGCCTTGCCGAAATTCTGCAGCTGGATCATCAGCAGCACGACGATGATGGCCAGCATGATCGGCGCCTTGGCGGCGATGGACGCCTGGCTTTCGGCCGAATCCTCGGCACCGCCCTGGATCTCGATCTTGTAGCCGGGCGCCAGGCCGTCGCGCAGGCCCTGCATGTCCTTGTACAGCTTGGTGACGACGTCATTGGACTGCACGCCGTCAGGCAGCGTCGCCCGCACGCTGATGGTCGGCAGGCGGTCGCGCCGCCACTCGATGCCTTGTTCGAGCACCGGCACCACCTTGGCCACCTGCGACAGCGGCACGAAGCCGCCGAAATCGGTCGGGATATAGACCGAGTCGACCGAGGACAGCAGGCTGCGGCTGGCATCCGGTTCGCGGGCGACGATGGACACCGTCTCCTCGCGGTCACGGAAATCGTCGAGGGACGCGCCGGACATCGATGCCTGCAGCATCTGGCGGATGCGCTGCGAGGTGACGCCGAGCGCGCGGGCACGGTCCTGGTCGATGACCAGCTTCATTGCCGGCACGGGTTCGAGCCAATCGTCATGCACCGCGCCCAGCAGCGGATCCTCGCGGAATTTCGCCTTCACCTGGTCGGCGATGCGGCGCACCTCCTGGCGATCCGGACCCATGACGCGCATCTGCACCGGCCAGCCGGTCGGCGGTCCGAGGAACAGGCGATCGACCTTGGCGCGGATCGAGGGGAAATCCTGCGCCAGAACGGTACGCAGCTTGACGATCAGCCGCTCGCGCGCCGGCTCGTCATTGGCCATCACCAGCATCTGGGCGAAGTTCGGGTTGCGCAGCTGCTGATCGAGCGGCAGGAAGAAGCGCGGCGCGCCTTCGCCGATATAGGTGGCGATGAAGCGCTTGTCCTTGTCGTCCATCATCTTGGCTTCAAGCGCCTTGGCCTGCACCTCGACCTCCTTGATGCTGGTGCCTTCCGGCAGCCAGAGATCGACGAGGATTTCCGGACGTGACGATTGCGGGAAGAAGTTCTGCGGGATGAACTGGAACGCCCACAGGCTGGTACCGAAGGTTACCAGCGTCATGACCAGAACGATGATGCGATGGCGCACCGCCCAGCCGACGGTCGAACGAAGCCGGCGATAGAAGCGCGTATCGAAGGCATCGTGATGGCTGCCGGCATGCTTGCGCTGCTTGAGGATCATGTTGCCGAGCCATGGCGTGAAATAGACCGCGACGAACCATGACACGATCAGCGCGATGCCGACGACATAAAACAGAGTGCGCACATATTCGCCGGCCGTCGAGGCAGCGAAGCCGACCGGGATGAAGCCGGCGGTGGTGATCAGTGTGCCGGTCAGCATCGGGAAAGCGGTCGATGTATAGGCGAAGCTCGCGGCCTCGATCTTGACCAGCCCCTCCTCCAGCTTGCGCTCCATCATCTCGACAACGATCATGGCGTCGTCGACGAGCAGGCCGAGCGCGATGATCAGGGCGCCGAGCGAAATGCGCTGCAGGTCGATGCCGAGCTCGTACATGATGGCGAAGGTGGCTGCCAGAACCAGCGGAATGGCAATGGCGATGACCAGGCCCGAACGCCAGCCGATCGACAGGAACGAGACGACGAGCACGATCAGCAGCGCCTCGCCGAGCGCATGCATGAATTCGGCCACCGCATCCGTGACGACGCCCGGCTGGTCGGAGATCTGATCGACCGACACGCCATAAGGCAGCGCCTCTTCGAAGCGCTTGTAGGTCGCCTCGACGTCCTTGCCGACATCGGTGACTTTAAAACCCTTGGCCATGACGACGCCAAGCTGCACGCTGTCATGACCGTTGAAACGGTATTTGCGCTGGAAGGGATCTTCGAGCCCCGAGGTCACGGTGGCGATGTCGCCAAGCCGGGTGACCTGGCCGCCGGCGCGCAGGCGCAGTTCCCTGATGTCGGCAGCCTTGGTGACGTCGCCTTCGACGGAGATGCGCACCGAATTGACGCCGGTGTCGACGGACCCGGCCGGATCGACATTGTTCTGGCCCTTGATCGCGTTCTGCAGGTCGGTCAGCGTCAGGCCGCGCTCGGCCAGCGCCTTGGATGAAACGTCGATATAGAGTTTTTCCGGCTGGTCGCCGATGATGACCGCTTTCTCGACGCCGGGCGTCGTCAAAAGCATGTCGCGCGCCTGGATGGCGAATTTCTTCAGCTCGGGATAGCTGAAGCCGTCGCCGCTGATCGAATGCAGCGTGATGAAGGTGTCGCCGAACTCGTCGTTGAAATAGGGGCCGAGCAGGCCTTGCGGCAGGTCACCTTGGATATCGCCGACCTTCTTGCGCACCTGATAGAAGGCGTCCGTCACCTCGGCGGCGTTGGTGTCGCCCTTGATCTGCACGGTGATGATGGCGCTGCCGGCGCGGGTGAATGAGCGCACGAAGTCGAGATGCGGCGTTTCCTGCAGCTTGCGCTCGATCTTGTTGACGACCTGGTCCTCCATCTCCTGGATCGAGGAGCCCGGCCAGATCGCCTGTACGACCATGACCCGGAAGGTGAAATCCGGGTCTTCCTTCTGGCCCATGCGCATCAGGCCAAGCGCACCGGCGATGATGATCAGCCCGAACAGGAAGCGCGCGATGGAGGGATGGCCGATGGCCCAGCGCGACAGGTTGAAAGGCCGCTTTTCTTCAGTGGAGGTCGTCATCGGTGCTGGTCCACTTTGCTTGGTTGCCGGCGCCTGGTGCTTCGAAGAAGCGCGGCGCGAGAAACGAAATCATCTGCGTTCGATCTGGCTTCCGGGCGGCGAGGCTTTCCGAGTGGAGAGACACTCATCGCGGTGGGACGCGAAGATCGATGCGGGGGTACATCGGCCTTGACGTCTCGACCTTCGGGCGCACGCCGCCCGGAAACCTGCGGCCGCGGGAACGCGCGGCCGACCTGTCTGTCGTCAGCGCAGCTGGCTGGCGTCTTCGCCCTCGGCGGAGGCGGATTGCTGCGCCACGCCGCCGGCGAGCTTGACCTTCAGATTCTCGGTCATGAACTGCGTGCCGGCGGCGACCACGATGTCGCCGGGCTTCAATCCTTCGGTGACACGCACGCCATCGGCGGCGAACTCGGCGACCTTGACCGGGCGGGCATGAACGGTGTCGGCGCCACGATCGACGGTCCAGACGATCGACTGGCTGTCTTGCTTCGCCAGTGCGCTCAACGGGATCGAAACCAGCTGCTTTTCGTTGGCCGCCGACGCCTCGATATTGGCGGTCATGCCGAGAAGCACGCGCGGATCGTTGGGCAGGCTGACGCGGACGGCAAAGGTGCGTGATTGCGTATCGGCGCTGCCGGCGACTTCGCGGACCTTGCCGTCGAGCGCCAGCGTGTTGTCGGACCAGAACCCGGCCTTGACTGATTTGCCCGGCTTGAATTCGGCGATCTCCATTTCCGGCACCGCGATCAGCACTTCCTTTTCGCCGTCGACCGCGACGGTGACCACCGGCGTACCGGAGCCGACCACCTGGCCGACATCGGCGTTGACAGCCGTGACGATACCGTCCCTGTCAGCCTTGAGATCGGTATAGCCGACCTGGTTCTTGGCCTGGTCGAGCGACGAGCGGGCGGAGTCGCGCGTGGCGACCGCCTGGTCATAGGTCAGCGTTGCCTGCTCCAGCTGCGATTTCGGCGCAAAATTCTTGGCGAAAAGCTGTTCGGCGCGCTTGCGTGCAAGCTCTGTTGTCTCGACCTGCCGTTCGGCGGCATCGAGTGCGGCCTGCGCGCTCTTGACCGAGAGGTCGTAGTCGGTGGGATCGATGCGGGCGAGCACATCACCTGGCGCCACATGCTGGCCGATATCGACCAGACGCTCGGTGATCTTGCCGTTGACGCGGAAAGCCAGGGCGCTTTCGGTGCGGGCACGCACCGAGCCGGAATAGGAGAGCATGCGGGCGTCATGCGCCTGGGCGATCTCGACGACCTTGACCGGGCGGATGATGTCCTTGACTTCGGCTTTCTCCTGGCTGCAACCGACAAGAGCGAGCGCCGCGACGATCAAGCCCGCGACCGGCAACCGGTGGATGATGGAATGGGACAAAGACACCTTGGCACTCCCGAACTGGAGATGAACTGTCGACCGGCGCCCGGCGGGCGGCGGCTATTTTTTCAGGGCCTTGATCGCATAATCGATAAGGTCATCGGGCATCGCCCGGTTGGTCTTGGCGAGGCACTGCGCCACCATCTGCGGATGGCAAAGAATGATTGTGGCGGCGCCGAAGCAGCGGGATGCAATCACCGGGTCCTGCTCCCTGAATTCACCAGATTCGATGCCGTCACGGATGACCTCGGCGAAGAGATCGTGGATGCTGTCGATGTGCTTGTCGATGACGCTCCAGTCCCGCTCCATCGCGACGACGACCATCTCATGGACCTTCTGCTCGTCGAGCATGGTCTCCAGTGTCATCTTGTATTGCGCATGGATGTAGCGACGAAGCCGCTCCTCGGCGCTGACCGGCAGGTGCATGATCTCGTAGGCCATCTTGTAGCTGGCACCGAGCATGCGGCCGCAGACCGCCTGGTGGATTTCGACCTTGGAGGCAAAGAAACGATAGATGTTGGCCGGCGACATGCCGAGTTCGCGGGCAATGTCGGCAACATTGGTCTTGCCGTAGCCATAGTGCCGGAACAGGCGCTCGGCGCAGTCGAGAATGCGCGTCACATTCTCCTGCCTGGCGGCATCGGCGACTATGTTGGCGGCTTCGGACATGGCTCTTTCGTTTGACAAGTGACGAATTTCAATTTTCGTCAGTCGTAAATTGAAGAAGACGGGATGTCAACGCGAAATCGACGTACGCGTACAAGATAGTGACAGATGGTGACAGTGAGCGGGTGCGACAACCGGCGCTCGCGATTGGCGACCGGGCACCATGAGTTCGTCATCCTAGGGCGGAGCAAGGAGCGTAGCGACGCAGCGCAGACCCTAGGATCCATGCCGCGACGCCCGCCGAAGAATGAGGCGGATCAAAGAGTTATGCCGATCAACGCCGGCAGCCTGCGGAGAGCCGTTGGAGCACGGCCGCCAGGTCAGGGCATGGATCCTGGGGTTTCCGCGACGTCGCTTCGCGACTGCTCCACC includes:
- a CDS encoding efflux RND transporter permease subunit, translated to MTTSTEEKRPFNLSRWAIGHPSIARFLFGLIIIAGALGLMRMGQKEDPDFTFRVMVVQAIWPGSSIQEMEDQVVNKIERKLQETPHLDFVRSFTRAGSAIITVQIKGDTNAAEVTDAFYQVRKKVGDIQGDLPQGLLGPYFNDEFGDTFITLHSISGDGFSYPELKKFAIQARDMLLTTPGVEKAVIIGDQPEKLYIDVSSKALAERGLTLTDLQNAIKGQNNVDPAGSVDTGVNSVRISVEGDVTKAADIRELRLRAGGQVTRLGDIATVTSGLEDPFQRKYRFNGHDSVQLGVVMAKGFKVTDVGKDVEATYKRFEEALPYGVSVDQISDQPGVVTDAVAEFMHALGEALLIVLVVSFLSIGWRSGLVIAIAIPLVLAATFAIMYELGIDLQRISLGALIIALGLLVDDAMIVVEMMERKLEEGLVKIEAASFAYTSTAFPMLTGTLITTAGFIPVGFAASTAGEYVRTLFYVVGIALIVSWFVAVYFTPWLGNMILKQRKHAGSHHDAFDTRFYRRLRSTVGWAVRHRIIVLVMTLVTFGTSLWAFQFIPQNFFPQSSRPEILVDLWLPEGTSIKEVEVQAKALEAKMMDDKDKRFIATYIGEGAPRFFLPLDQQLRNPNFAQMLVMANDEPARERLIVKLRTVLAQDFPSIRAKVDRLFLGPPTGWPVQMRVMGPDRQEVRRIADQVKAKFREDPLLGAVHDDWLEPVPAMKLVIDQDRARALGVTSQRIRQMLQASMSGASLDDFRDREETVSIVAREPDASRSLLSSVDSVYIPTDFGGFVPLSQVAKVVPVLEQGIEWRRDRLPTISVRATLPDGVQSNDVVTKLYKDMQGLRDGLAPGYKIEIQGGAEDSAESQASIAAKAPIMLAIIVVLLMIQLQNFGKAMLVLATGPLGIIGAAAALLISGAPFGFVAILGVIALLGIIMRNSIILVDQIDQDIARGMERSEAIIGSAVRRFRPIVLTAMTAVLALIPISRAVFWGPLAYAMMGGIMVATVLTILVLPAGYALFFGREPKKVVNSEQAAEPELPAERPQLALAAE
- a CDS encoding efflux RND transporter periplasmic adaptor subunit; translated protein: MSLSHSIIHRLPVAGLIVAALALVGCSQEKAEVKDIIRPVKVVEIAQAHDARMLSYSGSVRARTESALAFRVNGKITERLVDIGQHVAPGDVLARIDPTDYDLSVKSAQAALDAAERQVETTELARKRAEQLFAKNFAPKSQLEQATLTYDQAVATRDSARSSLDQAKNQVGYTDLKADRDGIVTAVNADVGQVVGSGTPVVTVAVDGEKEVLIAVPEMEIAEFKPGKSVKAGFWSDNTLALDGKVREVAGSADTQSRTFAVRVSLPNDPRVLLGMTANIEASAANEKQLVSIPLSALAKQDSQSIVWTVDRGADTVHARPVKVAEFAADGVRVTEGLKPGDIVVAAGTQFMTENLKVKLAGGVAQQSASAEGEDASQLR
- a CDS encoding TetR family transcriptional regulator; the protein is MSEAANIVADAARQENVTRILDCAERLFRHYGYGKTNVADIARELGMSPANIYRFFASKVEIHQAVCGRMLGASYKMAYEIMHLPVSAEERLRRYIHAQYKMTLETMLDEQKVHEMVVVAMERDWSVIDKHIDSIHDLFAEVIRDGIESGEFREQDPVIASRCFGAATIILCHPQMVAQCLAKTNRAMPDDLIDYAIKALKK